The genomic interval CTAGGCAAGTTTCGATCAGGGAGTTATCAGACAGATTCATAATGTCACAAAAAGATAATAAGGAACAATAGTTACTTTCGATCCATGCTCATAGCAAATAGAAGACACAGAAAATTAAGCACATAAACTGAAACACAAGTAGTCTCTCTAGTAGTGCTCAGAGTGGCTACCAACAACCACATAAAATTAACTGCTAAACCCTAGACAACACCCAAGTACCATACCGGCATAGACTCAGCtaagtagaaaaaaaaaaagacaggaatttaagaaagaaaataccATCTGCTAAAGCGGGACTGATCGATTTTATCTCAACTCGTATAGCTCATCATTTTCCATTGATTATATCAATGGATCATCGTTAGAGCTATAACTTGAGCTTACTGACAGCTGGCACCCGGAGGAGGGTGGTGCTGAGGTGGTGGTGGCAACTGTTGTGGCAGCGGGGGGCGCTTCCGCTTCTTCTTCTCGTAGCTAATTCCTCTTGCTTTGGACTGCAAGTCCCGGACCTCACGAAGATAGAGCCTAACGGCTCTAGCTCCGAAAGGATTAACTTCCGGCTTGCCTCCGTTTTCTTCGAAGGCGGCCCGAAGCCGACCGATGAGGGCATCCAGGCTTCCCCAGGCCTGACGCAGCGGGCAGGGGCAGGGGGCTGGCGGATTGGGGTGACCATAGAAGGGACAGATTGGAGTGTGGACTTTAGTCTTCCCGAACTGGTCGAGGTAGCGGAGGAATTCGAGAACATGAGCACCGCTGCAGCGGGAGAGGGAGAGCGGAGGGCGGTGGTTGTTCAGGTACTGCCCGAAGGTGTTCCAGTCACGGCGCTTTTGGTTCTCGTAACGACTACTGGAAGCAggggaagatgaagaagaagaagccgaGACTGCTAGTGTCACACCAGAACCAGCTGCGCTGCTGGTTATCATCATGCCAGGTGTGGTCATGATTAGGTTATGGTTCTGAATTTTGTGTTCTGTAGAGTTGGGGGAGTCATCCATCTCTGGGATTGAATCCATGGATTTACTAatctcctttttcttcttttaggGTTTCTGATTCTCACCACAGAGAAGAGAGAGTTTGGATTTAATAACTTTGGAAAAAGAGTGGTCCGGAGAACTGTACTGGATGAATCTCTGATTGATTTCTAGTGTCTGATTATGAAAACAAGGAAACAAAACAGACCGTAATTATTGATTGATATTACAGACGGAATTCCATATTCTGAAAAGGGATGgatggaggagagagagacagGGAAATGAAGCTGGAAATGGTGAAGCAAGAAAAAGAGTGTGGTGATCTTTGTTGTGGATGTGAATATGTGATGAGATTGATGGGAGAGCTTTGAAGGACTGTACCTCTTGACTCTTTCTCTCACAGAGACACAGTTTTCAAGTacttttttgtgttttgcttAAATGGTTCGAGCTAGACGGAAATCTTGAAAATACGAAGGGACGGCCGGGTTTCCCTGCTGGAAAGGGTTGAGCAAAACAACTCATCACAATAAATTCCAATTAGGGGAGATAAACACAATGACAGAGAAGAGAATTGTGCATTTAGGGCTTTTTATGACAATGGAAAGGCATTTGGGATAGCCGGTGAAAATGTGAAATGGTGACAGGAACTCCAGAAGGGGGTAAAATAAATAAGGTAATTATATACATTACATGATTTTCTTTCTTGACTAGTACCCTCTTAGCTCTACTGTTGATTTGAATGACAGTTCCTATCTGAATGACTAGAGTGCCCTTGTGAATTTCTTGTCTCTCAATgccttctcttctttttctccccAAAATAAGACTTCAACTCCTGACACACAAATTATGCCCCATCTCAGCTTTAGAACACTTGGAACAGTCACCTATACATCTATGGAATCCCTGTGGGACTTTCGAGTTTTTGCAGAGAGCCCCAACCCAGCGTGAATAAATTTTTAGAGATATCGGGCGGAGATGTACATAAAATAGGGTTAAACACATCCATCCATTTCCAGCCACAGAGCcacagatatatatatccacTAACCCTAATGATTTGATAATTTCATGGTAATAAGGAAACAAGAAAACATTATCTACATTATAAACGTGATAAGTTTAAGACTGCAACCTACATAACGTTCCAGCCCCTCAAAGTAGAAGGCCATAGTGATCGACAGGGTGACCACTTCAAATCCCGTCTCAATCCTAATGGTAGCCTTCTTCACACCTTAACAAGATTTTAGCTTGTTTATGTTATTCTTAGATTGACAGTGTTGAGTTACTGATGAAACAATAATCAACTCTCTTAAACCATTCATCTTAGAGTGGCGGATCTGAACGGACAAATGATATGAACACGCTTGAAAGAATCACATGATGCAACTCATAGTTTAGGGTCCCATTATCATCATCTCCTACGCataatattgtacgtaatgcCTCTCAAATCTCAAATAGTAGAATGCAACATAGACTGGCATGGCCATAATTTCTTCTATCACATTAATATGTATAGCGATAGGTGTGGCTTCTAGAGCATGTTCATATGCACATGATTGTAAGCTTCATGTATACTGTTTTTATGCCAAAATCATATAACAAAATTCA from Argentina anserina chromosome 2, drPotAnse1.1, whole genome shotgun sequence carries:
- the LOC126782589 gene encoding protein LIGHT-DEPENDENT SHORT HYPOCOTYLS 4-like encodes the protein MDSIPEMDDSPNSTEHKIQNHNLIMTTPGMMITSSAAGSGVTLAVSASSSSSSPASSSRYENQKRRDWNTFGQYLNNHRPPLSLSRCSGAHVLEFLRYLDQFGKTKVHTPICPFYGHPNPPAPCPCPLRQAWGSLDALIGRLRAAFEENGGKPEVNPFGARAVRLYLREVRDLQSKARGISYEKKKRKRPPLPQQLPPPPQHHPPPGASCQ